A genomic segment from Chanos chanos chromosome 2, fChaCha1.1, whole genome shotgun sequence encodes:
- the sv2ba gene encoding synaptic vesicle glycoprotein 2Ba, translated as MDDPYQNNVSQGTEIVGETYPTYGEGGQDGYSYQTDYPPQEEDAASDDTEGHDEDDQMYEGEYQGIPHPDEIKAAQRAARLEARRKARAAAEEEEEQLPEQYESIMEDCGHGRFQWTLFTVLGLALLADGVECFVVSFALPSAEKDMCLSNASRGLLGLIVYVGMMTGSFVWGGLADKLGRRQCLLYALAINCVFSFLSSFAQGYGFFLFFRLCSGIGIGGSVPIVYTYYAEFLQMDKRGEHLSWLCLFWMLGGLYASFTAWGIIPHYGWGFSMGTEFQFHSWRVFVLVCFLPSVVALAGLVFMPESPRFLLETARHDEAWMILRQVHDTNWKAKGEPERVFTVSQIKTPHTQDDEFIEIQSETGTAFQRFMVRQMTLVKQVMKNVLSLAAPELRLHGLFITIVWFTMAFSYYGLSVWFPDQVKYLQFEEYESKVKLFHRERVERFHFNFTLENQIHKEGEYIHDRFVEIEMKSVKFEDSLFENCYFEDIRSTETFFKNCTIKNTVFYNTDLWEEKFIDCRMENTTFLHPKKGCHLNYEEENDIVIYLVSFLGSLSVLPGNIIAGLLMDKIGRIKIIGGSMLVSAGCTFFLFLCFSQGAVITFQCLYFMACASAWNGIEVITVEIYPTSKRATAFGVLNGICKLAAIISSIIFGSFIGITKIIPIFLSFTSLVCGGLLSVKLPETREVILQ; from the exons ATGGATGACCCCTATCAAAACAATGTGAGTCAAGGGACTGAGATTGTCGGGGAGACCTATCCCACCTATGGGGAGGGAGGACAGGATGGTTACAGTTACCAAACGGACTACCCCCCTCAAGAGGAGGATGCTGCCAGTGATGATACAGAGGGGCATGATGAGGATGATCAGATGTATGAAGGGGAGTACCAGGGAATCCCCCACCCTGACGAAATCAAAGCCGCCCAGAGGGCGGCACGGCTGGAGGCCAGGAGGAAGGCGCGGGCTgctgctgaggaagaggaggagcagctGCCTGAGCAGTACGAAAGCATCATGGAGGACTGTGGACACGGGCGCTTTCAGTGGACTCTGTTCACGGTGCTAGGTCTCGCACTCCTGGCTGATGGTGTCGAATGCTTTGTTGTGAGCTTTGCCTTGCCCAGTGCTGAGAAGGACATGTGCTTATCCAATGCAAGCAGGGGATTGCTGG GTTTGATAGTGTACGTGGGAATGATGACGGGATCGTTTGTTTGGGGCGGGCTGGCCGATAAGCTGGGTCGGCGCCAATGTCTACTCTATGCACTGGCTATCAACTGTGTCTTCTCCTTCTTGTCCTCCTTTGCCCAGGGATAtggcttttttctcttcttcaggCTCTGCTCAGGAATCGG AATTGGCGGATCTGTTCCCATTGTCTATACATACTATGCTGAGTTCCTTCAAATggacaagagaggagagcacCTCAGCTGGCTTTGTTTATTCTGGATGTTGGGTGGTCTATATGCCTCTTTTACTGCATGGGGAATTATCCCTCATTACG gttgGGGCTTCAGCATGGGCACTGAGTTCCAGTTCCACAGCTGGAGAGTATTTGTGTTGGTCTGCTTCCTGCCATCTGTAGTTGCTCTCGCGGGGCTGGTCTTTATGCCAGAGAGTCCACGATTTCTCCTAGAG ACTGCCCGTCATGATGAAGCATGGATGATTCTCAGACAGGTCCATGATACAAACTGGAAAGCAAaaggagagccagagagagTATTCACA GTTTCCCAAATCAAGACACCACATACTCAAGATGATGAGTTCATTGAAATTCAGAGTGAGACAGGCACCGCATTCCAACGATTCATGGTCAGACAGATGACTCTGGTCAAGCAG GTGATGAAGAATGTTTTGTCACTTGCAGCCCCGGAACTGCGACTTCATGGTTTGTTTATTACCATTGTGTGGTTTACTATGGCATTCAG TTACTATGGACTCTCCGTGTGGTTCCCTGATCAGGTCAAGTATCTACAGTTTGAAGAGTATGAATCTAAAGTGAAGCTCTTCCATCGTGAGAGAGTGGAACGTTTCCATTTCAACTTCACACTGGAAAATCAAATCCATAAAGAGGGAGAATATATCCACGATAG atttGTTGAAATAGAGATGAAATCTGTGAAGTTTGAGGACTCGCTGTTTGAAAACTGCTATTTTGAGGACATCAGGTCAACTGAGACATTCTTCAAGAACTGCACCATCAAAAACACTGTCTTCTATAATACTG ACTTGTGGGAAGAGAAGTTCATTGACTGTAGAATGGAAAATACCACCTTCTTACATCCCAAAAAAGGCTGCCATCTAAATTATGAAGAGGAAAATGATATTGTAATATATCTGGTCAGCTTCCTTGGTAGCCTTTCAGTGTTACCTGGCAACATTATAGCAGGTTTACTAATGGACAAGATAGGGAGAATCAAGATTATCG gtggCTCCATGCTCGTCTCTGCCGGTTGCACATTCTTCTTATTCTTGTGCTTCAGTCAAGGGGCTGTCATAACTTTTCAGTGCCTCTACTTTATGGCCTGTGCATCAGCCTGGAATGGTATTGAGGTCATAACAGTGGAAATCTATCCAACCTCTAAAAG GGCCACGGCTTTCGGCGTGTTGAATGGTATATGCAAGCTGGCAGCCATCATTAGCAGCATCATCTTTGGTTCATTCATTGGCATCACCAAGATTATCCCTATCTTTCTGTCCTTCACGTCCCTGGTCTGTGGGGGACTGCTTTCCGTAAAGCTTCCTGAGACACGGGAGGTCATCCTTCAGTAA
- the LOC115804294 gene encoding aminopeptidase N-like, producing the protein MGKGFYISKTLGIVLTVVGVAAAATIIALSVVYSQEKSKNVPKPTDGAGTTAQVSTTPSPHASTTPTPSNEPWDKYRLPDTLEPEYYNVTLWPRLQMDEHGMYIFTGESGVAFRCVKETDLILIHSNKLNFTMQEGHHAQLTGMDGTTAPTINSTWLQEKTQYLVIQLNGKLQTGKSYWLYMEFRGELSDDLGGFYRSEYYENGEKKVVATTQMQPTDARKAFPCFDEPAMKAIFHLTLIHPRGTVALANGMEIGKLAILPETVNINVDGHEVSRTRFEPTEKMSTYLLAFVVSEFTFIRTPPSDEVLIRIWARKEAIAAGQGEYALSKTLPILKFFEKYYNSPYPLKKSDQIALPDFSAGAMENWGLITYRETALLYDRNMSSNGDKEWVATVISHELAHMWFGNLVTMRWWNDLWLNEGFATYVSYLGVNDVEPDWTIKDLMVLNEVHKVFAVDALASSHPLSSPEDEIMRPEQINELFDSITYSKGAAVLRMLSEFLSEPVFVKGLSAYLKQFAYSNTVYTDLWKHLQDAVDTTPGLQIPSSVTEIMNRWILQMGFPVVTINTASGQISQKHFLLDPDSPVDRPSQYNYVWFVPIKWMKNGMDQGQHWLLEETAQNDPMKTNDWVLANLNVSGYYRVNYDEGNWQRLLTQLSTDHTMIPVINRAQIIDDAFNLARAKIVSTTLALSTTKYLSEEKDYMPWESAIDNLGYFFLMFDRTEVYGAMQNYLKGKVSPLFEHFKDITSNWTNIPTSHTEQYNQENAISLACSTGLKECTDLTTRWYREWMQNPDSNPINSNLKSTVYCNAIAAGGVEEWDFGWMMFKNSTIAAEADKLMYGLSCTKVPWLLNRYLDYTLDPTKIRKQDATFAIVYIAGNVVGQPLAWDFIRANWDYIFSDYGGGSLSFGRLITGVTKRFSTEFELKQLQQFKEENAQVGFGSATMAVEQAIETTKANIKWVNENKEEVMKWLISETA; encoded by the exons ATGGGGAAAGGCTTCTACATCAGCAAGACTTTGGGAATTGTTCTCACTGTGGTGGGAGTTGCAGCGGCTGCCACTATAATTGCTCTGTCAGTTGTATATTCTcaagaaaaatcaaaaaatgtGCCAAAACCTACGGATGGCGCAGGGACAACTGCTCAGGTCTCCACCACTCCATCACCTCATGCTTCCACCACCCCGACACCATCCAATGAACCTTGGGACAAATACAGGCTTCCTGACACATTGGAACCTGAGTATTACAATGTGACTCTCTGGCCACGGCTTCAAATGGATGAACATGGCATGTACATCTTCACAGGAGAATCTGGTGTTGCTTTCAgatgtgttaaagagacagaccttATCCTTATTCACTCTAACAAGTTGAATTTTACCATGCAAGAGGGGCACCATGCCCAGCTCACAGGTATGGATGGCACAACAGCACCTACCATCAATAGCACGTGGCttcaggaaaaaacacagtacttAGTCATTCAGCTGAATGGTAAATTACAAACTGGGAAATCTTACTGGCTCTACATGGAATTTCGAGGAGAACTTTCTGACGACCTTGGAGGATTTTATAGGAGCGAATACTAtgagaatggagagaaaaa AGTTGTTGCCACAACTCAAATGCAACCCACAGATGCTAGGAAAGCCTTTCCCTGTTTTGATGAGCCTGCAATGAAAGCCATCTTTCACCTGACTCTCATTCACCCTCGTGGAACTGTTGCTCTGGCAAATGGCATGGAGATTGGTAAGTTAGCCATTCTTC CAGAGACCGTAAACATCAATGTAGATGGTCATGAGGTTTCCCGGACTAGATTTGAGCCTACGGAGAAAATGTCAACCTATTTGTTGGCCTTTGTTGTTAGCGAATTCACTTTTATACGAACACCTCCGTCGGATGAAGTATTG ATCCGAATCTGGGCTCGAAAAGAAGCTATTGCAGCTGGACAAGGAGAATACGCCCTCAGTAAAACCCTGCCCATTCTCAAATTTTTTGAAAAGTACTACAATTCTCCGTATCCTCTCAAAAAATCAG ACCAAATAGCTCTTCCTGACTTCAGTGCTGGAGCCATGGAGAACTGGGGTCTCATCACCTATAGAGAGACAGCACTCCTTTACGATCGCAACATGTCCTCTAATGGAGACAAAGAGTGGGTAGCAACTGTGATTTCTCATGAGTTGGCACACATG TGGTTTGGAAACCTTGTGACCatgaggtggtggaatgacctatGGTTAAATGAAGGCTTTGCAACCTATGTCTCATATCTTGGGGTGAATGATGTTGAACCTGACTGGACTATT AAAGACCTGATGGTGCTGAATGAGGTTCATAAGGTGTTTGCAGTGGATGCCCTGGCCTCTTCGCACCCACTGTCTTCACCAGAAGATGAAATAATGAGGCCAGAGCAAATCAATGAACTATTTGACTCTATCACCTACAGCAAG GGTGCAGCTGTGCTGAGAATGCTGTCTGAATTTCTGTCTGAGCCTGTCTTTGTCAAGGGACTTAGT GCTTATTTGAAACAGTTTGCCTACAGCAACACAGTTTATACAGACCTTTGGAAGCATCTTCAAGAT GCAGTGGACACAACTCCAGGTTTGCAAATTCCAAGCAGTGTAACTGAAATCATGAATCGCTGGATACTCCAGATGGGCTTCCCAGTCGTCACCATTAACACAGCCTCAGGACAGATTAGTCAAAAGCACTTCCTCTTAGACCCAGATTCGCCAGTGGACAGACCGTCCCAGTACAA CTATGTATGGTTTGTGCCTATAAAATGGATGAAGAATGGAATGGATCAGGGACAACACTGGCTGCTTGAAGAAACAG CTCAGAATGACCCgatgaaaacaaatgattgGGTTCTTGCCAATCTTAATGTTTCGGGATACTACCGAGTTAACTATGACGAGGGCAACTGGCAGCGCCTTCTAACACAATTAAGCACGGACCACACG ATGATTCCGGTTATCAACAGAGCTCAAATAATAGATGATGCGTTTAATCTAGCAAG AGCAAAGATTGTCAGTACAACACTGGCCCTGAGTACAACAAAGTACTTATCTGAGGAGAAGGATTACATGCCATGGGAATCAGCCATTGACAATTTGGGTTATTTCTTTCTTATGTTTGATCGCACTGAAGTCTATGGGGCAATGCAG aactATCTCAAAGGAAAAGTCTCGCCTTTATTTGAACACTTCAAGGATATCACATCAAACTGGACAAATATTCCCACAAGTCACACTGAACA ATACAACCAGGAAAATGCCATTTCACTAGCATGTAGTACTGGTTTGAAGGAGTGCACAGATCTGACAACAAGATGGTACAGAGAATGGATGCAGAACCCTGACAGCAACCC AATTAATTCAAACCTCAAATCAACTGTTTACTGCAATGCTATTGCTGCTGGTGGTGTAGAAGAATGGGACTTTGGCTGGATGATGTTTAAAAATTCTACAATTGCAGCAGAGGCCGACAAGCTGATGTATGGGCTATCATGCACTAAAGTTCCATGGCTGTTGAACAG GTACCTGGACTACACATTGGATCCAACGAAAATAAGGAAACAAGATGCAACCTTCGCCATTGTGTACATTGCTGGCAATGTGGTTGGACAGCCATTAGCATGGGACTTTATCAGAGCAAACTGGGATTATATTTTTAGCGA CTACGGCGGTGGATCACTCTCATTTGGAAGGCTTATTACCGGTGTTACAAAAAGGTTCTCCACAGAATTTGAGCTTAAGCAG CTACAACAATTCAAGGAGGAAAACGCCCAGGTTGGATTTGGCTCTGCGACAATGGCAGTTGAACAGGCCATTGAGACAACCAAAGCCAACATAAAATGGGTGAACGAGAATAAGGAGGAAGTCATGAAATGGCTCATATCAGAAACAGCATGA